A region of Sulfuricella denitrificans skB26 DNA encodes the following proteins:
- the glgP gene encoding alpha-glucan family phosphorylase: MKQGNTFVIEVNPKIPRKLLRLEELANNLWYGWDKPTRTLFARLHPGLWDAVGHNPKVFLRRVDEKRLVEAAEDQVFLATVNRVLSAYDTYHNEPLRRGGNHEQFKEGDLIAYFCAEFGFHESFPIYSGGLGILAGDHCKSASDLRLPFVAVGLLYRQGYFSQIIDGEGNQIATYSDSDFEDLPILPALGEDGKEMHVYVDLPGRIVKANVWQVRVGHIMLYLLDTDLEENTPEDRNITHQLYGGDSNMRIMQEIVLGVGGVRALRALGLKPTVWHINEGYAAFLVLERARYLVAEGLDFASALEAGAGNTVFTTHTPVPAGHDHFAENTVCDYFQHMCHELKISREVFLALGRTPDGPDFNMTALALRGSRFHNGVSRIHGEVSSRICASQWPQLVPEENPMSYVTNGVHMPTFLAQEWIDLFDNQFGYQWRHNLTEQGYWERIDEIPDHLFWSVRQSLKSQMLELVRFRISQQHFRNNGSEAHLDRLLKHIDPLNPNVLTIGFARRFATYKRAALLFEDPTWLSQIISEADRPVLFIFAGKAHPADRPGQDLIRHIQGMSHMPEFEGKVLLVEGYDMGLARRLVAGVDVWLNNPVYPLEASGTSGIKAGINGAINFSVLDGWWGEGYDGTNGWAIKPAPTYMDDYRRNKEDSQTFYEILQDRIVPQYYDRGKMGYSAEWIRRSKRSIGTLLPRFNSNRMVGEYVSHFYLQASRQGELYARDGYVNAKNVSAWKMKILAAWEGVEIRRLYTPKKRIQFGDKVRFEVALKLNGLAPEDVRVELMMRRPNRNEMKDYLHFSFSFQGLVEATGEHLFTLDLAPDRCGHLDYKIRVYPWQELLTHPLEMGLMVWL; this comes from the coding sequence ATGAAGCAGGGCAACACTTTCGTTATCGAAGTCAACCCGAAGATTCCGCGCAAGCTGTTGCGTCTGGAGGAGCTTGCCAACAACCTCTGGTACGGCTGGGACAAGCCGACCCGGACATTGTTTGCGCGCCTGCATCCCGGCTTGTGGGATGCGGTCGGACACAACCCCAAGGTGTTTCTGCGCCGGGTGGATGAAAAGCGCCTGGTGGAAGCGGCGGAGGATCAGGTTTTTCTGGCCACCGTCAATCGCGTGCTGTCGGCTTACGATACTTACCACAACGAACCGCTACGTCGCGGTGGTAATCACGAACAATTCAAGGAAGGCGATCTGATCGCCTATTTTTGCGCCGAATTCGGCTTTCACGAAAGTTTTCCGATCTATTCCGGCGGTCTCGGCATCCTCGCTGGCGATCACTGCAAGTCGGCGAGTGATCTGCGCCTGCCCTTCGTTGCGGTTGGACTGCTTTACCGCCAAGGCTATTTTTCCCAGATTATCGATGGCGAAGGCAATCAGATCGCCACTTATAGCGATTCGGATTTCGAAGACCTGCCGATCCTTCCCGCTCTGGGGGAGGATGGCAAAGAGATGCACGTTTACGTCGACCTGCCGGGACGGATTGTGAAGGCCAACGTATGGCAGGTGCGGGTCGGCCACATCATGCTGTACCTGCTCGATACCGACCTGGAGGAAAATACGCCCGAGGATCGCAATATCACCCACCAGCTTTACGGCGGCGACAGCAACATGCGCATCATGCAGGAAATCGTCCTTGGCGTCGGTGGTGTGCGCGCTCTCAGAGCGCTGGGGCTGAAGCCCACGGTGTGGCACATCAACGAAGGCTATGCCGCCTTCCTGGTGCTGGAACGCGCTCGCTACCTGGTTGCCGAAGGGCTGGATTTCGCCAGCGCGCTGGAAGCGGGTGCCGGCAATACCGTGTTTACCACCCACACGCCGGTGCCGGCGGGGCATGATCATTTCGCCGAGAACACGGTCTGCGACTATTTCCAGCACATGTGCCATGAGCTGAAAATCAGCCGCGAAGTGTTTCTTGCTCTGGGCCGCACGCCGGATGGGCCGGATTTCAATATGACCGCCCTGGCGCTACGCGGCTCGCGCTTTCACAACGGCGTCAGCCGCATTCACGGCGAAGTATCCTCGCGTATCTGCGCCAGCCAGTGGCCGCAGTTGGTGCCCGAAGAAAACCCGATGAGCTACGTCACCAACGGCGTGCACATGCCGACTTTCCTGGCGCAGGAATGGATCGACCTGTTCGACAACCAGTTCGGCTACCAGTGGCGCCATAATCTTACCGAGCAGGGCTACTGGGAGCGTATCGACGAGATTCCCGACCACCTGTTCTGGAGCGTGCGTCAGTCGCTCAAGTCGCAAATGCTCGAACTGGTGCGCTTTCGCATCAGCCAGCAGCATTTTCGCAACAACGGCTCCGAAGCCCACCTCGACAGGCTGCTGAAGCACATTGATCCTCTCAATCCGAACGTTCTCACTATCGGTTTCGCCCGACGCTTTGCCACCTACAAGCGCGCCGCGCTGCTGTTCGAAGATCCGACCTGGCTGAGTCAGATTATTTCCGAGGCAGACCGTCCGGTACTGTTTATTTTTGCCGGCAAGGCCCACCCTGCCGACCGCCCGGGCCAGGATCTGATCCGGCATATTCAGGGGATGTCCCACATGCCGGAATTCGAGGGCAAAGTGCTGCTGGTGGAAGGCTACGATATGGGCCTGGCGCGCAGGCTGGTTGCGGGTGTGGACGTGTGGCTCAACAACCCGGTGTACCCGCTCGAAGCGAGCGGCACTTCCGGTATCAAGGCGGGCATCAATGGCGCGATCAATTTCTCGGTTCTGGACGGCTGGTGGGGCGAGGGCTACGACGGCACCAACGGCTGGGCGATCAAACCGGCACCGACCTACATGGACGATTACCGCCGCAACAAGGAAGACAGCCAGACCTTTTACGAGATTTTGCAGGACCGTATCGTGCCCCAGTACTACGATCGCGGCAAGATGGGCTACTCGGCGGAATGGATCAGGCGTTCCAAGCGTTCGATCGGCACCCTGCTGCCGCGCTTCAATTCAAACCGGATGGTGGGCGAATACGTGTCCCACTTTTACCTTCAGGCCAGCCGCCAAGGCGAGCTGTACGCCCGCGATGGCTACGTAAATGCAAAGAATGTTTCAGCCTGGAAAATGAAGATCCTCGCCGCCTGGGAGGGTGTCGAGATTCGCCGCCTGTATACGCCGAAGAAGCGCATTCAATTTGGGGACAAAGTGCGTTTCGAAGTTGCCCTGAAACTGAACGGCCTGGCGCCGGAGGATGTGAGGGTCGAGTTGATGATGCGTCGCCCTAATCGCAATGAGATGAAGGATTACCTGCACTTCAGCTTCTCGTTCCAGGGACTCGTCGAGGCGACCGGGGAGCATCTGTTTACCCTCGATCTGGCCCCGGACCGGTGTGGTCATCTGGATTACAAAATCCGCGTTTACCCCTGGCAGGAGCTCCTGACTCATCCGTTGGAGATGGGGCTGATGGTTTGGCTTTGA
- the orn gene encoding oligoribonuclease produces the protein MAQDSNRLIWIDMEMSGLVPERDRIIEIALVITDSNLETIAEAPVLVVHQSDEVLNGMDAWNTATHGKSGLIDKVKASKLDDAAVEAQLIEFLKEYVPGKKSPMCGNSICQDRRFMANYMPKLEDYFHYRNLDVSTLKELAKRWRPQVYGGFKKENNHTALADVYESIGEMRYYRENFLRLE, from the coding sequence ATGGCACAAGACAGCAATCGCCTCATCTGGATCGACATGGAGATGTCCGGGTTGGTTCCCGAACGGGATCGCATCATCGAAATCGCGCTGGTGATCACCGACTCCAATCTGGAGACCATCGCCGAAGCGCCGGTACTGGTCGTGCACCAGTCCGATGAAGTGCTGAATGGCATGGACGCCTGGAATACGGCGACTCATGGCAAATCCGGCCTGATCGACAAGGTCAAAGCATCGAAACTGGATGATGCCGCCGTCGAAGCCCAACTGATCGAGTTCCTGAAGGAGTACGTACCGGGGAAAAAATCGCCGATGTGCGGCAATTCGATCTGCCAGGATCGCCGTTTCATGGCGAACTACATGCCCAAGCTCGAGGATTATTTCCACTATCGCAACCTCGACGTGAGCACCCTGAAGGAACTGGCCAAGCGCTGGAGGCCGCAGGTTTACGGCGGTTTCAAGAAGGAGAACAACCATACCGCGCTGGCCGATGTGTATGAATCCATCGGCGAGATGAGGTATTACCGGGAGAATTTCCTTCGGCTGGAATAG
- a CDS encoding M48 family metallopeptidase, with amino-acid sequence MTFTLIFLAALTISVLLRYWLAQRHIRHIQAHRASVPQDFADRINLESHQKAADYSIAKTRMDNLHLVLESALLLAFTLGGGIELLYGLWHGLLGSGLWQGTALILSVFAILTLVEIPLGFYSAFGIDARFGFNKMTPALFFTDLAKQMLLGAALGIPLLLGVLWLMGQMGEYWWFYVWSAWMGFNLLVLAVYPTFIAPLFNKFTPLADSTLKEQVEHLLQKCGFHAQGFYVMDGSRRSTHGNAYFSGFGKSRRIVFFDTLLTRLGHDEIVAVLAHELGHFKHRHIIKRIVLMAAMSLAGLWLLGWLMDKEWFYHGLGVTTPGTATALLLFLLAMPVFTFLLQPLMSFYSRKHEFEADRYAAKNASADDLVRALVKLYNDNASTLTPDPLHSAFYDSHPPAAIRIAQLQAHASIQ; translated from the coding sequence ATGACATTTACCCTGATCTTCCTCGCTGCACTGACAATCTCCGTACTCTTGCGCTACTGGCTCGCACAACGCCACATCCGTCATATCCAGGCACACCGTGCCAGCGTGCCGCAGGATTTCGCCGACCGCATCAACCTGGAATCGCACCAGAAAGCCGCTGATTACAGCATAGCCAAAACCCGCATGGACAATCTGCACCTCGTGCTGGAATCCGCCCTGCTGCTGGCCTTTACCCTGGGCGGCGGGATCGAGTTGCTGTACGGCCTGTGGCACGGCCTGCTCGGATCGGGGCTGTGGCAGGGCACGGCGCTGATTCTGAGCGTATTCGCTATTTTAACTCTAGTTGAAATTCCGCTGGGGTTCTACAGCGCCTTCGGTATTGACGCACGTTTCGGTTTCAACAAGATGACGCCGGCACTGTTTTTCACCGACCTCGCCAAGCAGATGCTGCTCGGCGCGGCGCTCGGCATTCCCCTGTTGCTCGGCGTACTCTGGCTGATGGGTCAGATGGGTGAATACTGGTGGTTCTATGTTTGGAGCGCGTGGATGGGATTCAATCTGCTGGTGCTGGCGGTTTATCCCACCTTCATCGCTCCGCTGTTCAACAAGTTCACACCGCTTGCAGATTCGACACTGAAAGAGCAAGTCGAACATTTGCTGCAGAAATGCGGCTTCCACGCACAGGGCTTCTACGTAATGGACGGCTCCAGGCGCAGCACCCATGGCAACGCCTATTTCAGCGGCTTCGGCAAATCCCGGAGGATCGTGTTTTTCGACACCCTGCTGACACGCCTCGGCCACGACGAAATCGTCGCCGTACTGGCCCACGAACTCGGCCACTTCAAGCACCGTCACATCATCAAGCGCATCGTCCTGATGGCCGCCATGAGCCTGGCTGGACTGTGGCTTCTCGGCTGGCTGATGGACAAGGAATGGTTTTACCACGGCCTCGGCGTCACCACGCCAGGCACGGCCACGGCACTGCTGCTGTTCCTGCTGGCGATGCCGGTGTTCACTTTTCTGCTGCAGCCGCTGATGAGTTTTTATTCGCGCAAGCACGAATTCGAGGCCGACCGCTATGCTGCAAAAAATGCCAGTGCCGACGATCTGGTGCGGGCGCTGGTCAAACTCTACAACGACAACGCCTCGACCCTAACCCCCGACCCGTTGCACTCGGCGTTCTACGATTCGCATCCACCGGCAGCGATCCGCATTGCACAGCTTCAGGCTCATGCTAGTATTCAGTAA
- a CDS encoding c-type cytochrome, with the protein MKFITLLLSLLLVSAPALADPFPKGDAKIGKTLHDKSCTSCHVSMTGGDGSAIYSRLERKVKNPQQLQARIRNCNANVGANWFPDEENHAAAYLNNAYYHFK; encoded by the coding sequence ATGAAATTTATTACACTGCTCCTTAGCCTGCTGCTCGTCAGCGCCCCTGCGCTTGCCGATCCCTTTCCCAAGGGCGATGCCAAGATCGGTAAAACCCTGCACGACAAGTCCTGCACCAGCTGCCACGTTTCCATGACCGGTGGCGACGGTTCGGCCATTTACTCGCGTCTCGAACGCAAGGTAAAGAATCCGCAGCAACTCCAGGCTCGCATCCGCAACTGTAATGCCAATGTCGGCGCGAACTGGTTTCCTGATGAAGAAAACCACGCTGCAGCCTACCTCAACAACGCCTACTACCATTTCAAGTAA
- a CDS encoding 4a-hydroxytetrahydrobiopterin dehydratase gives MNPLSSEQIAQQLGTLADGWEYADGKISKTYRFDDYYQTMAFVNAAAWVSHREDHHPDLEVGYNQCRVRYHTHDVNGLSENDFICAAKIDALLSL, from the coding sequence ATGAATCCGTTAAGCTCAGAGCAAATCGCGCAGCAACTGGGCACGCTGGCAGACGGCTGGGAATATGCCGACGGTAAAATCAGCAAAACCTACCGCTTCGATGACTATTACCAGACCATGGCCTTCGTCAATGCCGCCGCCTGGGTTTCCCATCGAGAGGACCACCACCCCGACCTTGAAGTGGGCTACAACCAGTGCCGGGTTCGATATCACACCCATGACGTCAACGGTCTGTCCGAAAACGACTTCATCTGCGCGGCGAAGATAGACGCCCTGCTAAGCCTCTAG
- the rsgA gene encoding ribosome small subunit-dependent GTPase A, whose protein sequence is MLQHGQVVAAFGRHFDVETAEGIVSCVTRGKKGGIACGDRLQIEMTGTSQGVIKSIDPRSSLLFRSDEFKEKTIAANVTQIIVVVAAEPAFYEDLVSRCLIAAEAASLKIVIVLNKCDLEQATQAALKKLKLYCDLGYPLVTLSARQDISPLRPYLQGETSVLVGQSGMGKSSIINALLPAAQAHTREISQALNSGKHTTTHARLYHLDDDSHIIDSPGLQEFGLSHVNEMDIAHAFVEFRPYLGHCRFSNCRHLVEPGCAVLEATMAGEIDRRRLGTFHKLVR, encoded by the coding sequence ATGTTGCAGCACGGCCAGGTTGTTGCCGCCTTCGGCAGGCACTTCGATGTCGAAACGGCAGAGGGCATCGTTTCCTGCGTCACCCGCGGGAAAAAAGGCGGCATCGCCTGCGGCGACCGGCTCCAGATCGAGATGACCGGCACCTCCCAGGGTGTGATCAAATCGATCGACCCGCGCTCTTCACTGCTGTTCCGCTCCGATGAGTTCAAGGAAAAAACCATTGCCGCCAATGTCACCCAGATCATCGTCGTGGTGGCAGCAGAGCCGGCCTTCTACGAGGATCTGGTCAGCCGCTGCCTGATCGCGGCCGAGGCGGCTTCGCTCAAGATCGTCATCGTGCTCAACAAGTGTGACCTGGAGCAGGCAACCCAGGCCGCGCTCAAAAAGCTCAAGCTGTACTGCGACCTCGGCTACCCCCTCGTCACACTCTCGGCCAGACAGGACATCAGCCCGCTGCGCCCCTATTTACAGGGCGAAACCAGCGTACTGGTGGGGCAATCCGGCATGGGCAAATCGAGCATCATCAACGCCCTGCTGCCGGCGGCGCAGGCGCACACACGCGAGATTTCCCAGGCACTGAATTCCGGCAAGCACACCACCACCCATGCACGCCTCTACCACCTTGATGACGACAGCCATATCATCGACTCGCCCGGCCTGCAGGAATTCGGCCTGAGTCACGTCAACGAGATGGACATCGCCCATGCCTTCGTCGAATTCCGTCCCTACCTCGGCCATTGCCGCTTCAGCAATTGCCGCCACCTGGTGGAGCCGGGCTGCGCCGTACTGGAAGCCACGATGGCTGGCGAAATCGACCGACGACGGCTGGGTACTTTCCACAAACTGGTCAGGTGA